In Chitinophaga oryzae, the sequence AGGTAACGTTTGGTACTTAAATGGTCATTTGAAATGCTCAACGTTTCTGGTGGGGTAAACGGTGTTACAATGCTTATTCATCAAGGGGTATGATGGCAAAACAAGTGTGCGGCAGTTTATACTCTGTTCCCTGCGGTATAACATAACCAGCGGCAACTAAATTTGTTTAGGATTACTAATTAAAATATATTCCACCAGGCCGTGAAGATGGAAAATATTTCAGAAAATATGATAACAGTATTAAAGCTGATTTTGGCATATTCGGTTCGCTCCCGCAACTGGCAGCTACCAGTACTCCGGCACATAGCATACAACAGCCATAGTCTTAAACCCGAAAGGGCAGAGCTATCGCTACTTTCACTTACATATTCTGTAGTGAGTTAAAAAAAATCAAAGACGCCGTAACAAACACATCAATAAATGTTGTTTGTTACAACATCAAGTTATGAAGGAATAATAAAAAGTATTGGGCAAAACAAGCACCCTAAGGTCTCCAGACTAGCCAACTAAACTAAAACGGGGCTCTACTGGCATTTTACTATTCGCTAACAAACATCCAACGGTTATTTCTTAGGCACTAAAATTAGTTTTTTGTTTAGAATTAAAAAAATTAAATCGGAAATTTCTCATTTAGTTAACCCATAACGCACGCTGGTATTAAAAAGCGACTGAATGTCAATTGAAAATTGTACCCGCACAGGCATGAGATAAAAAGTGTTGCCTGGACACCTTCGGGAAACCGTTCCGCTAAAAAGGTGCCATACCTGCTGCACAGAAGAATGCACCGGAATTCAGGGGAAGTGGATTTTTAAGTCATCGAAGCTGTTGGATGAAACCGAGGCATCCGAAAGTGGCGGAATCAATTTTCATAAAACGTAAAAGCAGGCAGCAGTCTGATGAAGCGCAAGAGCTGAGCGCGCAGTTTTTGTATATTCGCGGTTCATTTTTTGTTCGTTTCACAATGAGACTTGCCATATTCGCCGACGTTCACGGCAAACTGTTGTTACCCTTTAAGCTGGTAGACTGCTACCAGCAACAAACCGGTCAAACGATTGACTTCATACTGCAGTGTGGTGACATGGGCGCCTATCCGGATATACACCGGCTCGACAAAGCCACTATTAAACACGCCCGGGAAAACCGCGACGAGCTGGGATTTCACGATAATTTTATCCACGAGAACAAAGATATCAGGCGATTACTGGAGCGCCTTAATATAGATATGATCTGTGTGCGGGGCAATCATGAAGACCATGACTTCCTGGATCGGCTGGAGCAGGCAAACCCGGCGTTGCCTCGTTTCCCGATAGATGTTTATAAGCGGATATTCGTGTGCCGTTCCGGCGTGAGACAGGAACTCCGGAAGGGCCAGGAAGTCGTATACCTGGCGGGCATCGGCCGTATCGGCGATGCCAAAGGAAGAACGGACCCACGTTTCATCCAGGAATACGAGCAGCGTGAAGTAAAGAAGCTGCTGAGGAGCAGCGGCCATATCGATGTGCTTATTACCCACGACAAAGACGACAGCAGTCAACGTGGTTATGGCATGAAGGCTATCCGCGATGTGCTGGACAACGTACCCGTACGCTATCACTTTTACGGGCATACGGGAGAACCGTTCCGGCAGGAAACAGATGTCAACGGCATCACGCAATCGATGAAAGTCAGCGAGCTGGAGTTTGGCCCCGGCGGCATCCTGCCGGAAGGGTGTATGCTGGTCCTGGACCATCGCCCGGATGGAGACAGTACGCTGGAAGTTGTCCCCCGGCGCCTCACCAACCAGCTGACCCGGTACAACTGGAAAGATTGATGGCAGCCGGCCTGCTGTCGTCCTGGTAATGCAGCAGGAACAAAGATTTCGATCCTATATTCTCAGAAATATATTATAATTTACAAAAATTCGATAAATTAGCATTCATTGTATGGAGACACCCTACAAAATTTTGAGCAAACAATATGCAGGAGCAAAAAGGGAAACATCAGGCCTTACAAAATGATGAGCTGGGAATAATGGTCCGCTCAAACAACAATCCTTATCCCTCAGCTGATATTCAGGAAAAAATCCTGCAGCCCCGCAAATTATCGTCTTATTTTATTGTATTAATTGAAAGCGGGTCAATTACGTACAATTTGGACCTGCAGGACTTTACACTTACCGACGGACACCTGCTTTTTGCGATGCCCAATCAGATTTTTATACCCCCTGCCAAAACAGGCAATCTTAAATATTTTAAGCTGCTGTTTGATGAAAGCACATTAGCATTATTGCCACAACAATTTCCCTTTTTAGTTAACCCTTCAAACGCACAAACCATTATTCTTGACAGTATCGCAAAAGAAAGAGTAATAAGCGTTTTTGGCATTTTAGATCAGATGCTGCTCTCTGAGCACCATGAGACCGATACTGAAATAATATTGGCTTATCTGAACTTATTGCTGTCAGAGTTTAACAGCGCCTATTTTAAAAGCAAAGAGCCCGTCAGTGTTTTAAACAATAACCTTTCAAAGTTTGCCGAGTTCAAATTAGTCGTGGAAACACATCTTACGGAGCAACCTTCGATCAACGCGATTGCAGAAAAGCTGGCTTTATCTGCCAACAGTTTATATCGGATTGTTAAAGAGTACACCGGAACATCGCCCAAAGATTATTTTATTAACCGTTTGATGGCGGAAGCTCAGCGAAGATTGCGCTATTCCAATACTTCTGTCAAAGAGCTGGCTTACGAACTGGGTTTTAATGATCCTGATTATTTTTCCAGGCTCTTTAAGAAAAGTACCGGGAAAAGCGCAAGTGATTTTTTGCCCAGGCAGGATTTGTCGGGGAAATAAATTGAATTGTCCATTTCCGCTACTTTTTGGCCCGCTACTTTTGCGCTATAAAATTCACAGAAATGAAATTTGCATTAGTAACAGGAGCCAACAAAAGCATTGGCTTTGAAGTCGCGCAGCAACTCGCTCAAAAAGGAATCTATGTTTACCTCGGCAGCCGCAGTGTAGAAAATGGTAAAGAAGCACTTGACAAACTAAAAGCAAAGGGGTTAAACAATGCAGAAGTTATCCGGCTTGACGTCACAAATGATGAATCCGTCGCTAACGCCCGTAAAGAAATAGGTAAGAAAACGAAAGTATTGGACATCCTTATTAATAATGCGGGTGTCTATGGGGGTTATCCGCAAACTGCGCTCGACGCCGCTATCGACCAGTTTAAAGCTGCCTACGACACAAATGTTTACGGTGTGGTGCGGGTTACACAGGCATTTATCGATTTATTAAAAGCATCTTCAGCGCCCCGTATTGTAAATGTAAGTTCAAGCCAGGGCTCCATCACCCTGCACAGCGATCCTGCATATAAGTACTACGACTACAAAGGCGCAGTATATCTTTCTTCAAAATCGGCCCTGAATATGTACACGGTGGTTTTGGCGTATGAATTGAAAAATACCGGCTTCAAAATAAATGCTGTTTGCCCGGGATATACAAAAACAGATTTCAACGGCCATCGTGGGCCGGGATCTGTTAAAGATGCCGGAACGCGGATCGTAAAATATGCGTTGATTGACAATGATGGTCCTACAGGGAAGTTTTTCAGTGAAGAAAATAATCCTGCAACCGGAGAAATACCCTGGTAACGAAGATGAAAAACCAGTCGCAGCATTAGGATAATTTGCAAGCGCGCTGCTGCTAACAGCAGCAATTGACAGCTAAATTATTTTGTAACTAAAAGATAACTAATCATGAAATTTAAACTGATTTTATCGTTATTGCTTTTAAGCAGTTATTTTGTTGCACTTAGCCAGGAAAAGCAACCTGAAAAGTCCTCAAAACACAACATCACTGCCACTGAAAAGGGTTTGATTAAGATATCCATTCTGTATCCCTATGCAGAAGGTAAAAACTTCAATATGGAGTATTATGCGGCTAAACACATGCCCATGGTGGCAGGCTTTCTAGGATCAAACCTGGTTAAATACACCATTGAAAAGGGGCTTTCCAGCGGCATTCCTGACCAACCTTTACCATTTATGGCTATCGGTTCATTTTATGTAAAAAGCCTGAGTGAATACCAGGCAGCTATCGCACCAAACAGGGATGCGATCCGCGCAGACTTTACCAACTACACAAATGTAACCCCTGTCATTTTTGTGAGCGAGGTAGTGCAATGAACTGATATTTCATGATAAAGCCCGCGTAGTTGCGGGCTTTGTCATGAAATATAATGTCGCTCTTATCAGGGATTTATTTTATACGCCGGGAATGCCTGGAAATCAGCAAAAAAAACCGACTGGTACACCTTGTGTCCTTGCGGGTCAATAATATAAGGAAGCAGCCAGTTTTTATTATTTTCATCAGGGAAGTACATTGCAAAGAAAGTACGGTCTATATTGGGATCAGCGTAGAAAACGTGGCTAGCAGCTCTTACTCCTGCCGGAGGGGTTGGCGTGTCCCGTACCCGCTTGCTGTATGCATAAAAAGCAGTACCTGTTTTTTCCCAGGTGGTTTCATCCTGCGGATACATAGAAAAAAGTACAGCAGTTCTGTTTGCCTTTTTCACATACCTGTATACAGGCACCGTTCCGGCTTGCTGCTGGGTAAAAACATAAAATTCTTTTCTAAGGCCATAATATCCGGTGGTTACCTGTTTATCATTCAAAGGCTGGCCGGGAGCACGCGTTGGGTCGACATACAGATCATATAACTTGCCGTCTTCTGTGATTGTTATATACACGGGAGCCAATGAAGTATTCGCAAAAGCCGCCGGCGGATCAATAAATTCCATGTTACCACCGGGCAGGATAGATAACCTGTACCCGTGCATTTTCCGTCTGAATATTTCCTCTGGTGATACTATCGCATTTTCAACACCATAACTGTTAAGGCTATAATTGGTAATAGCCTGTGGTGAATACGACCTTATCCTTAGCGATATCCTTCCGGTCATTTTATTTGCCGGCAATGTAGCGTCTATATAATCTGCAATTCCGGCAGAGGAAGTTGCTGTGTATGTTTTTGCCGGTCCAACCACCAATGTTTCTGTCGAACTAATATATACCACATCTACAACAATCGTATTAAACATGTTATCTGATACATAGGACAGGTTGTAAGTCGCCTTAAAGGCAGTAGCCTTTGAAGGATCAACTACCAGGTTTTTATTTTGATTGGCGGGTATACTAAAAACTTGTATAAAGAACGAGGCTCTTACATGTAAAGCCATCATGCAAATTGCTGCAAACATTAAAAGTTTCTTCATGGCCTTAGTTTTTATTTTCCTCGTAGTCAGTTAAAGCATCATCGTAGCTAACCACATTGATGTGATAGATGGAAAAGAAACCATTTTTCTTGTCATAGCCTACGTCACTATCGTTTAGCTGGTATTTTTTAACGATAAACGACCGTATGGCTTCTGCTTCAGTGTCAATTTGCGATTTTTCAGCTGCCGGTCGTACAGGTGCTTCTGTGGTGGATTTTTTACAGCCGAGTGCACATAGCAATGCCAGGGCACCGGCTATTACCGGATTAAACATCTTTGTATAGTTCATTATGAGGGTGGTTTGTTTATATATCTAAATGCCGGAGGTAGGATGGGTTTTACATGGGTTCCTGAACTTCAGCGGGTTAAAAAATACTGATAAGGCAAAAGTACCTCATGCCTATCTTCCCGAATAGTATAAAAGCGACTTTTTTCCTGGTAGGCGTCTGCTATTCCGGATATGATTTGCGTAAATTATCTGCCATATGGAAAATACTCACATTTTGGCATAGTCCCGCCGCAGGGCAAGTCTGTAAAACAGGCATCGCCAGCCCGGAGCGCATCATTACCCTTTGATTTCCTTCCTCAAAAACCGGACTTTTGAACAAAGCATATTCGGACTTCTGAACAAAGTCGCCCATTCTACGGCAACGTAATTTTGTTTCATCATCAACAATTAAAAAATCACCGACATGAAACAAAACAATTACCAGGGCGCATTGCAAACCCCTTTACATTCCGGCTTCAATGCCGCATCCACAACCGCAGACGTTATTAAGGGCATTGACCTTACCGGGAAAATCGCCATCGTGACCGGCGGTAATACCGGCATCGGGCTGGAAACCACCGGCACTTTGGCGGCAGCCGGGGCTACCGTGATCGTTCCGGCGAGAGACGTCGAAAAGGCGAAACGGAATCTGCAGGGCATTCCGAATGTGGAAATCGAGGCGATGGACCTCATGGACCCCGCTTCCATCGACAAATTCGCCGACAGCTTCCTGGCATCGGGCCGGCCGCTGCATCTGCTCATCAACAACGCCGGCATTATGTGGGTGCCCCTGCGCAGGGATAGCCGGGGCATCGAGTCCCAACTGGCCACCAATTACCTGGCGCAATTCCAGCTCACGGCCAGGCTGTGGCCTTCCCTCAAAAAGGCAAATGGCGCGAGGGTGGTCAACGTTTCGTCGCAAGGCCACCAGTTTGCGCCGTTCGATTTTGAAGATCCCAACTTCCTGAGCCGCAACTATGAAACACTGCAAAGCTATGGCCAGTCGAAAACCGCGGTAAACCTCTTCACGATGGAACTCGACAACCGGGCCAAAGCCAGCAATATCAGAGCTTATTCCCTCCACCCCGGATCTATCGGCGGCACAGAGCTCGGCCGGGAGGCGCCCCTCGAGCTTTTCCAGAAAATGGGCTTCTGCGATGCCGACGGGAACATGCTGCCGGAAGTACTGGCATCCCTGAAAACCGTTTCCCAGGGCGCTGCCACCACGGTTTGGTGTGCCACCTCACCCCTGCTCAACCAAATCGGCGGCGTGTATTGCGAGGATGCCGACGTCGCCGCACTGGCAACCGGCGAATTCGCCTCCGGAGGCGTGAAGCCTTACTCCCTCGACGAATCCGGCGCCAAACGCTTATGGACGCTCACCGAAGAAATGATCGGCCACAAATTCAATTGCTAACCTTCAATCCCTGAAAAATGAAAGCATTAACATCAAAAATTGCCGTTGTTACCGGCGGCAACAGCGGAATCGGATACGCCACGGCAAAAAAACTTTCCGAAAACGGCGCTAAAGTCATTATTACCGGCCGGAGAAAAGAAGCGGTGGAGAACGCTGCGGCGGAACTGGGCGTGGATTGGGCCTTGGCAGACCAGGCCAGCCTTTCAGACATAAACCGCCTCGTGGCTGAGGTTTCGGAGAACTTCGGCAAGGTCGATATCCTGCTCATTAATGCCGGCATCACCAAATTTTCACTG encodes:
- a CDS encoding metallophosphoesterase family protein, translating into MRLAIFADVHGKLLLPFKLVDCYQQQTGQTIDFILQCGDMGAYPDIHRLDKATIKHARENRDELGFHDNFIHENKDIRRLLERLNIDMICVRGNHEDHDFLDRLEQANPALPRFPIDVYKRIFVCRSGVRQELRKGQEVVYLAGIGRIGDAKGRTDPRFIQEYEQREVKKLLRSSGHIDVLITHDKDDSSQRGYGMKAIRDVLDNVPVRYHFYGHTGEPFRQETDVNGITQSMKVSELEFGPGGILPEGCMLVLDHRPDGDSTLEVVPRRLTNQLTRYNWKD
- a CDS encoding SDR family NAD(P)-dependent oxidoreductase; this encodes MKQNNYQGALQTPLHSGFNAASTTADVIKGIDLTGKIAIVTGGNTGIGLETTGTLAAAGATVIVPARDVEKAKRNLQGIPNVEIEAMDLMDPASIDKFADSFLASGRPLHLLINNAGIMWVPLRRDSRGIESQLATNYLAQFQLTARLWPSLKKANGARVVNVSSQGHQFAPFDFEDPNFLSRNYETLQSYGQSKTAVNLFTMELDNRAKASNIRAYSLHPGSIGGTELGREAPLELFQKMGFCDADGNMLPEVLASLKTVSQGAATTVWCATSPLLNQIGGVYCEDADVAALATGEFASGGVKPYSLDESGAKRLWTLTEEMIGHKFNC
- a CDS encoding SDR family oxidoreductase; amino-acid sequence: MKFALVTGANKSIGFEVAQQLAQKGIYVYLGSRSVENGKEALDKLKAKGLNNAEVIRLDVTNDESVANARKEIGKKTKVLDILINNAGVYGGYPQTALDAAIDQFKAAYDTNVYGVVRVTQAFIDLLKASSAPRIVNVSSSQGSITLHSDPAYKYYDYKGAVYLSSKSALNMYTVVLAYELKNTGFKINAVCPGYTKTDFNGHRGPGSVKDAGTRIVKYALIDNDGPTGKFFSEENNPATGEIPW
- a CDS encoding helix-turn-helix domain-containing protein, translating into MQEQKGKHQALQNDELGIMVRSNNNPYPSADIQEKILQPRKLSSYFIVLIESGSITYNLDLQDFTLTDGHLLFAMPNQIFIPPAKTGNLKYFKLLFDESTLALLPQQFPFLVNPSNAQTIILDSIAKERVISVFGILDQMLLSEHHETDTEIILAYLNLLLSEFNSAYFKSKEPVSVLNNNLSKFAEFKLVVETHLTEQPSINAIAEKLALSANSLYRIVKEYTGTSPKDYFINRLMAEAQRRLRYSNTSVKELAYELGFNDPDYFSRLFKKSTGKSASDFLPRQDLSGK
- a CDS encoding EthD family reductase; amino-acid sequence: MKFKLILSLLLLSSYFVALSQEKQPEKSSKHNITATEKGLIKISILYPYAEGKNFNMEYYAAKHMPMVAGFLGSNLVKYTIEKGLSSGIPDQPLPFMAIGSFYVKSLSEYQAAIAPNRDAIRADFTNYTNVTPVIFVSEVVQ